The following nucleotide sequence is from Diospyros lotus cultivar Yz01 chromosome 3, ASM1463336v1, whole genome shotgun sequence.
ACTGTACGTGGGATGTATGTCTTGATGATTTTTCTATTGGCCCTCCCAGTTGTAAGCAAAAAAtgggtaaaattgaaaatttatcccTCGaaccattttattttattctaccAAAAATCATTATCTTTTCATAATTCTTATTTACGTTTGGGGACCAAAGATTATATTCCCTTGCTCTTCCCTGGGTCTATCAACTTTGAGCAGCAGCTCTTCATATAAAATTTGGACTTTTGAGACTTAATAAACCTAATCAACTCTAGAATCAGCCAAAACAATTAAAAGGTACTTTATTGATTCTTTTAATCATCTGAAAAAGGGTCACGATTTCACGTGACAATCTAGTGTAGTAACAATGATGCCTGaccttctatatatatatgcacgagcctatacgaatatatatatatatatatatatgatgtaacaaatattttttcaaaattttagaaatgtttctttgattttgtcAAGTCAAAGCTTGTTAAGGTCAGAAAATCACGTACCACAATATCGTAAGAGTGAATATTCTAGACTTATTTTCTGCAACGATGATTCAATTTAATAAGTCAATAATAATactaacaataacaataataataaaaaataatatatgcatGCAGGTTCTTCCTCTCAACTTACAAAAACACAAATTAATCATGCAAGGAGGAAGACAAATCATATTACATCAACTATAAACCCTATCGCTTGTTTTGGTTATGGCTCTCTCTACAGATCATAAAAATAGGTTAACAGTCAGAGGCACTGCCATGTGGCAGCCTGTCATAGGCATCTATCTATACACACATAAATCTTCTTGGATCTTCACAAGATATGGGATCTGTCATCCGTGTCCTCCTCCCTAGGattcatataatttaatataaggACACAGTTAATTCGATGGCAACAAAGTTTAATTAACTCATGCGTGATCTCACAGAAACGATAAACGTACCGGAGTTTCAATCTGCAGTCCATTTGCAGACAAATTTTGGCCTGGGTTTTATCGGCTTGTACTGTTTGAAGAGGCTTCATCCACCTAACATTTTCAGCACTGTTCTATTGGATAACATGTTATTGAATCTAATGTAAATGGACAGACCAAGTTGATAATATATCTAAATACAGGCTGAAACTAAGCACAGCCAGCACTAATCCAGATCCATCTACAAACATTCCTTGCAATTATTTGGGACAAGGTAATTAGCATCAAATCCATATATAGGGCAATCTGGAGTGGTGCTTGAATTGTACCTTGCATGTATGGGCTGAAAATTAGTATATCAGataattttgaagatttcaggaaagaaatgaaattcaAGATTTCACTGAGGCACTAATTTGGTTGTAACATCAACTCTTCATACATATCCTTAAATTCAGTCAAAAACATGAAGGAATTAATCATATATTTGTATTAGAGGCCTTAAATTAACAAGACTGCCTAAAACCCGTCCTCTCTCATGGCTAACCATGTGGAAGTGTTAATCAAAAACTTGGTATAAGTTTACTGTGCAAGACTTCTAAGAAAGAAGATGTTTGTGCATACTAACTGAGATATAAGCGAACTAGTGACAGGAAGTTAGAAAGACATAAACCAACACCGCATTTATAAAAAGTTGTGGTTGTCAAGTTCACTGTATTATGCCTCTACATTCAACACACGGCTGCCTGGTCATGAATCTTTGACTTGGACTAAACCATGCCATAACAAGCAATACATTTTAAGAACAGCATCTTCACATGCgctctcaaaattttctcaCAGATCATGGGATTAATTTAAGTTATTGTTGCTAATGAACAACTCCTTTATGAAATTGATCCCCTACGTTTATTTTACTTCTACCAACTCCTTTGTTGATATAAGGATTTTGATGAAGTTGCCCTGGTATTAGATAATCAGTATCACCTTGTCTGAGCCAATAGACCAAAAAGATAATGCGCATTGATATATTCTGTCTGCAAGCTACCTTACGGTGATTTTACCAAAATTAGGCACACACCCTTCAATTTTGCTATTTACAAAGTTTCCACTCAACAAGCTTTAACAGCAATGTGAAAACATTTACTGCACGATGGCATACATTTTAATTGCATGAATACAGTAAAAGAGCGGTTTTATGTCACAATCAAAACTACAATACCAAGGTAAAACGTTGTCATCAATTCATGAGACATTTAAAATACTAGCCCCCAAGAGGCTTAGGCAGTTAGACGGATGTCAATTCCAACAAGTAGATCCAAGTAGATGCTTTTCTAGTTCATTTCTTTAATGCTtctgtataaattatttattcctTTCTGTCTGCTATCTTAGACAACATCTACATCTTCGTGAACTCGTTTTATAATTCCTCAAAAACACTGAACACAACATTACAACTGTAGTACTAGAAATCATCGTCCCTCATTGATACTAAGCGTCCCAGCCATTTCATTTCAGACCAAGGAGCCTTCTTCCATGGAGACTGAACCCTTTTCCACTTTCCACTTCCCTCCTGGTTTCAGATTTCATCCTTCTGATGAAGAGCTCATCATTCATTACTTGCTAAACAAAGTGAATTCGCACCCACTGCCGGCATCTGTAATTGCTGAAATAGAGCTGTACAACTATAATCCATGGGACCTTCCCAGTATGCTCTTCACCATGAATTCTTCGTTTATTCATTTCTCCTTCCTCACTCAGATATCAATATGAAGCtgcttaattttctttttcttttatttttttttaacctacAGAGAAGGCTTTGTTTGGAGAAGATGAGTGGTACTTCTTCAGTCCAAGAGATCGGAAGTACCCAAATGGAGAGAGGCCTAATAGAACAGCAGCTTCAGGTTATTGGAAGGCAACTGGAACTGACAAGCCCATTCTTACTTCTAGATCCAAAAAGATAGGGGTAAAGAAGGCACTAGTCTTCTATACTGGTCGGCCTCCAAAGGGGGTTAAAACAGATTGGACTATGAATGAATACAGATTGCCCGAGACATCTCGGCCCTTGAAGCTTAGAGGGTCCATGAGAGTAAGTGGGTAACACTGATATCTATCAGTGAACGCCAACTGTTTCTTTACTGTCATTAGGAGGAATAGAAAATATTACTGCATCCATAATATGTGTTTTGGTGTTGAGACATTGAGTCACCGAGGAGAATAAAGTTGCATCTATATTTGAAAAGTTGAAGCAACTGAATGACGAGGCATGTTATGGGTTTAGGGTTCTAGGTATGTTTGTCAATTAGAGCTAGACAATTCAACAGGTTTCTCAGCCTTCATGGCATCAAATAATAATCAGTCTTCATGGCATCAGgttctaaatattttatttatttttttctcaaataataatcaGTATCCTTGAAATTTAAGATACATGCAAGTAATATTTTTGTCATGCAACGAATATTCCTCCATTTTAATACCACATTGATAATTTtccatattaaaaaattatcaaaatacccgtctctctctctctctctctctctccgcaaCACCCCCAATCAGCGACtgtcttcattttcttcaaaagTTGACTGACCACGAGTTTTGGCCCTCTTGGGCAAGGCCAACAATTATTGAGGCAAAACTGACTTCATCTTTGTGAGGAATTTCATCAAATTTGCATGCCGTCATCTGGAAGTATGGTTTTGTAGGAAGTTGACAGGGGAAAAGACGTTGAAGGGTTCGGTGGAGAGCGAAAGCTTAAAAGAGACTCTGAAGTTGGGAAccaaaggagaaagaagggagGGAAGAGTGCAGTGGTTGGGAAGCGTGGAATGGAGGAGCATAAAAACGAAATGACGGAGGGAAAGGGAGGCATAGGAGAAGGCACAGATGAGGGTGGTCAAGGAGATGACGCTTGGGGAAGGGATGGCATTGAAGAGACGGAGGGCGTTGGGTAGAAAATTTGATTTCTTCTCTTCAAAGATGACCGAGTCGTCTTGACTCTTGACACACTTTGAAGCAAATTTGTCTCTTAGATTTCAGCTTAGAAACCTTGACGACCTTCGCGATTGGGATGTTCTAGGCCTTGATTTTCTTCTTAGCCGCTTTGGGGGTGAGTGTCGAAGACTTGGGCTAGTCGTTGGTGATGAGGCAGAactgggggagagagagagagcctatGTTCCAGCAGACCTTATTAGGGTCCAACTTGCAGAGAAGGGTCTCTGCAAATTGAAGTTCAACCCTTCTCTGCAAATGGAACCCCATGTTGGGGTTCATTACGGCGTGCAAGAAAGGGCTTCTTCTCCAGTGGGCAAGGAGACCATTGTTGGCCGATTAGAGAGGTAAGTTTTCTacactctctctctatttctagCCATGGAAACCCAGGAATCACCGGAGTTcagcaattgaatttttttttttctctaaaatcaaaggagagaagagagaaaagaaaggtaagccggatattttttctttaaaaaacagggaaattattgttattttcaaaCAGTTTAGCATGTTTGCAATTAAGACAAATCTTTGGgagattattataattttatcattttcttttttctgttcatTTTGTGAAAACTCAGAGCTTGGACTCAATTCAACATACTGCCCCTCTAGACAAAGAGGTCAACAATAATGTAATCTTGGCAAAATCCTATTTCATTTTTGAGGTGCCGCCATGTATACCTTCCTCCCTCATACTATAGACACAAGGCATCTAAAATAGTTAAGCTGCCCTCGATTTGACTTGGTTGAAATACTACGTCTTCCTTCATACCATGCAGATCTGGAAGTTTTACTATGCCTATAGCACAGAGGTAGATGATTTTTAACTTGATTTATGGAAACACTCTCTTTTTTGTCACAGTTGGATGATTGGGTACTCTGTCGAGTTCGACAAAAAGGCAACATGTCAAAGAACACATGGGGAAGAGTTCAAGACAGTCCCATCCAGGAACTGAGAGGGAACTTCCCTAAGATTGAGGAGCTCCCTTCTGCACATGCATACTCAAACACGAATGTTATCACAGATCATGGATACAGAGGTTGGCACGTGTCAGCTTCGATACTGACTCAATCTCTTCCTCACTTCAAGAACCTTTCAAGTGAAATCTTTCAGAATAGCAGTACCAGCACTATCAGTTCACTTTACGGAGATGGTTCAGATGAAGGAAATTTTCCCCTAGGGAATTCTTTCTTTGAGACCATTTTTAATGCACCAAAGGGGAAGTTCAATGAGGAGACAACACGTGATAATGTACTACCATCAGCCAAAAGTGTGACCAGTGACAAAGAGAATGAGGATCTTCAACCAGGAAGCACACTGTCTACCAACAATATGAACTACTATGTTCAGAATCAGTATCAGAGGGACATCTTCAATCCTAACCTGTTGAATACCATCGCTGGTTTGCAAGGGCTTAATGCGAGTAGCTTCACAGGAAGATTTTCCATGTAATGGAGGAAGCATTCACAGGACGCCGAATTGGAAGAGTAACAGGCTAAAAGGAAAGCTGCCTCAGCCAAATAACGTAAATAAAAATACAGTTAGACATAATTTCACATCATGGTAGTGGCAGttaataccatagtaacaaaaTCTATTGCCATAATAGTTTCCCTGTAATATTGAGGAGTTATCcatcattatatttatatttctgtCTCCGAGTTCCGAGAGCATTGATGATGTGAATGATCTCATAAAATTTGACATATCTAAGACCAATTTGATGACATTCCAAATGGAAGAGCATCTTATatgcaaaagaacaaataaaagaaCACCTAGGAACTTACCGCAAAAGTTATGGCTACAATGAACTAAAATTATATGCACACAACTAATCTGTGGCAGTAatgtaaaagaataaaaatggcAAGGGCCGCTTTTTAAATGCCAATGTAAAAACAATGAATCAATGACATTCACAGATACCCAATCAAGCTCTCAAAGATAAGTGAGGATTCAACACTACTAGAACAAGCCTGCTCTGCATTATCAGAAGCTTTTCCGATATTCACTTCAAACCATTGCATCAAACTAGCAGGACTCTGTTGACTATGTTATTCTGGAATCAATAACGAGTGGTTTATTAGGAGTGCGAGCGCCATCATTAATGAGATTGAATTAAACATATATAGCGTCATACTCCATTTCACATGCACAATAAGAATATATGAAGTGAAATGCTTCATGAATTATTTAGTCAAAGATGTTAAGGCATATTTTAACATCTAAGATGGGCAAGCACCCATCAAGGTAACATTGTACCCCCCAAGTCCCTTGAAGTCATACGCAAGAAACATATAACTAACATGTGAACAACTgtatattcaaacaaattttgttTGTAGGATCATAATTACATGAATTTGACTACATGTTGATTTGAAACCAAACTCAACAATCAGACAGTTTTTGCAATTACATGCCAGAAATTCTATGGAAACTATCTACCCACAAAAAAATTGCTTTCTATGTGGAGTTCAAgttcaaaaccaaaaccaaactaaGAGGGAGGCCCTGCAATCAAGACACtagataataaatattattgttaaaaatagAGGAACGCCATCTTGATGGAACAATCAATTAAGGAAAACTGATGAGGCTGCAATTAATCTGGTACCAATTAAAACCCCAGCAGAATAAATTTAAGCAAAACAAAAAGACAACAGCCTTGCCAAATCAATAAACTACTGATTTTTAACATTAGAAGTTTGATAAGAATATTCCAGTCATAAAAAGAACAGTTAGGAATAATAAGGAACGTAAAGCTCAATAGAGGAGCTTAATTATAATCCcccaataaatttattttcttctctttttagtAATAGCAACTATTTATGCCAAGGGAAATTCTATCGCGAACCCGAAAAATTACTCTTCATAACCCACGTCCCatcaaaatttctaataattttaaaatacctattttatcCCCCCACAACCACAGCCAACCCTTTtctccgatcacctctcatcGTCGACCATCATCTCGcatctctcttttccttctacatcatatacacacaaacacatatatatatatacacacagcaacccagcacacacacacacatatatatatatatacactcacacacacaaaagcatAGTCGCGGCCATGGTAGCCGCGGCCATGGTGCGGAGGTTTTTAGCAactcccgcaccgcgaggtgcggggatttcagCAATCTCCACACCTCGCGGTGGGGGAGTTTCagcaacccccgcaccgcgaggtgcggggatttcaaAAATTCCCGCATCTCGCGGTGCGGGAGTTTCagcaacccccgcaccgcgaggtgcggggattgTTGAAATCCCTGATTGCCAGCAGTTGGGAAAGCCAAGTTTCCCCGACTGTCAGCAGTCGGgaagactttttatatttttattttaattaaaatttttattataataaaataatacaaataaataatttttaaatttctggattttaagtaattataatttaactaattttaaatcatggtgttgaatttttaatacttaaaagaatttaaaattaattaatttatcttattaaattacttaacgatacacatatctaaaaattctatcatcatttaaaatatatattttttataattacatatatttaaaaagaatatattttaaatgatgataggatttttaaatttatcttattgaattaggtaaggatatatatatttaaaaaaattattttaaatgatgataggatttttagatatgcatatttttaagtaattcaataaaataaattttaaatttttttaagtattaaaaattcaacacttaattacaatgatttaaaatttaaaattagttaatttataattacttaaaatacaaatatttagaatttatttatttatattattttttattttattttattataataaaacaaatttaattaaaataaaataaataaaataaaacaaatttaatcaagCCTTCCCAGCAGTCGGGGAAGGCTTGATTCCCTGCACTGTGAGGTGCAGAGATTTTAGAAATCTCCACACTTCACGGTGCGAGGATTGCAGGTTTCCATAGTCGCGGCCATggaacttgtatatatatatatatatatgtgtgtgtgtgtgagtgtatatgtgtgtgtgcgctaGGTTGCATggtcgcggctgccatggccgcggccatactgtatgtatatatatatgtataagtatgCGTGAGtgcgtatttatatatttaggtgaTGGTTGGGgatgagaggtgatcggagaAGAGAGTTTGTTGTGGGTTGTGGGGGTAAAagaggtatattaaaattattgaaaattttgatgggacGTGGGTTTTGAAGAGTAAATTTTGGGGttctgaatagaatttccccaaCCATATATATGGGCCTGTTTGCTAAAGCTGCATGACTctgatatttcatattttagtgTCTTGGCTATAACATGTTGAATTTATCATAAGGATGCACCAGAACAATACCC
It contains:
- the LOC127797856 gene encoding NAC domain-containing protein 2-like, producing the protein METEPFSTFHFPPGFRFHPSDEELIIHYLLNKVNSHPLPASVIAEIELYNYNPWDLPKKALFGEDEWYFFSPRDRKYPNGERPNRTAASGYWKATGTDKPILTSRSKKIGVKKALVFYTGRPPKGVKTDWTMNEYRLPETSRPLKLRGSMRLDDWVLCRVRQKGNMSKNTWGRVQDSPIQELRGNFPKIEELPSAHAYSNTNVITDHGYRGWHVSASILTQSLPHFKNLSSEIFQNSSTSTISSLYGDGSDEGNFPLGNSFFETIFNAPKGKFNEETTRDNVLPSAKSVTSDKENEDLQPGSTLSTNNMNYYVQNQYQRDIFNPNLLNTIAGLQGLNASSFTGRFSM